A stretch of Drosophila gunungcola strain Sukarami chromosome 3L unlocalized genomic scaffold, Dgunungcola_SK_2 000002F, whole genome shotgun sequence DNA encodes these proteins:
- the LOC128257694 gene encoding liprin-beta-2: protein MATVAEGSKMLEAALQQMDGLISSTATQAGSVSVSGAGASLTLSERNLISATNVLTTAKTLALALQQVGLAAPAPDPVTAAIISDWLETHIPRQDSDERMRRLQRDKEGLALQYQMLAERVSEQADKIIELEGLITEKSQQLCTKEEQLQRQMISRSALETQKLELMSALSELKLHRTALEQANDGAVISANIPYGSLSNINQKPFMGSPKTPPSALRHQIKPQFHSLPRSHGKLANHNNNRALDVNANSSGKQRNVAFASNEQILIEDSPHQADDVMTSSFMSQFTPSPKLRERSARGLRNILGKLRRSNSSNCELTALEQAEPEFRRGGSRATAGGRIEWSAQTPLFGENEKHWTTWDAQEVCNWLGYMGLGCYEDNCRKWLRANPSVSIFTASPVDIERELNLKLPLHRKKILLAIDDVTGKEFDDLTLKASILDVAWVLRWLDDIGLPQYKDYFMQAKVDGRMLHRLTLEDLSQLHVSSCLHIASLRAGILCMRRLSWNAEGLIRRSIKVASEEEPAGSPDRDNVELWTAHRIMGWLQTIDLSEYTPNLRGAGVHGALMLYEPRFNADLLADLLSIPPSKSLLRRHLAMHFKELVGRPVILSKRDAESAPGYQPLNITDKLKPVKRSQFSLKRRKSSKSQSDVDWTEYVCPMNARVPESSLTETTKDHESSMSSN from the exons ATGGCGACTGTGGCGGAGGGCAGCAAAATGCTCGAGGCGGCGCTCCAGCAAATGGACGGCCTCATATCGAGCACGGCCACGCAGGCGGGATCGGTGTCGGTGTCGGGAGCAGGAGCCTCCTTGACCCTCAGTGAGCGCAACTTGATTTCGGCCACCAATGTTCTAACGACGGCCAAGACTTTGGCTCTGGCCCTGCAACAG GTCGGCCTGGCTGCCCCAGCCCCGGATCCCGTCACGGCGGCCATCATCAGCGACTGGCTGGAGACGCACATACCGCGCCAGGACTCAGACGAGCGGATGCGTCGCCTGCAGCGGGACAAGGAGGGCCTGGCCCTGCAGTACCAAATGCTGGCGGAGCGGGTGTCCGAACAGGCGGACAAGATCATTGAGCTGGAGGGCCTGATCACGGAGAAGAGCCAGCAGTTGTGCACgaaggaggagcagctgcagcgccAGATGATATCGCGATCCGCCCTCGAAACGCAGAAGCTGGAGCTGATGAGTGCCTTAAGTGAACTGAAACTGCATCGCACTGCCTTGGAGCAGGCCAATGATGGAGCCGTCATATCGGCCAATATACCCTACGGCAGTTTGAGCAACATAAACCAGAAGCCCTTCATGGGTTCGCCCAAGACGCCGCCCTCGGCGCTGCGCCACCAGATCAAGCCGCAGTTCCACAGCCTGCCACGATCCCACGGCAAGCTGGCAAACCACAATAACAACCGTGCCTTGGACGTCAATGCCAACAGCAGTGGCAAGCAGCGGAACGTGGCCTTCGCCTCGAACGAACAAATCCTGATCGAAGACAGTCCTCATCAAGCGGATGATGTCATGACCTCCAGCTTCATGTCACAGTTCACGCCCTCGCCAAAGCTGCGAGAACGATCTGCCCGTGGCTTGCGGAATATTCTAGGCAAGCTAAggcgcagcaacagcagcaactgcgAGCTGACCGCCTTGGAGCAGGCGGAGCCCGAGTTTCGGCGCGGCGGTTCCAGAGCCACCGCCGGCGGACGTATCGAGTGGAGTGCCCAGACGCCCTTGTTCGGCGAAAACGAGAAGCACTGGACCACGTGGGATGCACAGGAGGTGTGCAACTGGCTGGGCTACATGGGTCTGGGCTGCTATGAGGACAATTGCCG AAAATGGCTGAGAGCCAATCCATCGGTGTCGATCTTCACCGCCTCGCCTGTGGACATTGAACGAGAGCTAAACCTAAAGCTGCCGCTTCACCGGAAGAAGATATTGTTGGCCATCGACGACGTCACTGGAAAGGAGTTCGACGACCTTACGTTAAAGGCTTCCATCCTGGATGTGGCCTGGGTTCTACGCTGGCTGGACGACATTGGTTTGCCCCAGTACAAGGATTACTTTATGCAGGCCAAGGTCGACGGGCGAATGCTGCACCGTCTCACGCTGGAGGACCTGTCCCAGCTGCATGTTAGCTCCTGTCTGCACATAGCCTCGTTACGAGCGGGAATCTTGTGCATGCGCCGCTTGTCCTGGAACGCAGAGGGTCTGATTCGGCGCTCCATCAAGGTGGCCAGCGAGGAGGAGCCCGCTGGCAGTCCGGACAGGGACAACGTGGAGCTGTGGACGGCGCACCGCATTATGGGCTGGCTGCAGACCATCGACCTGTCCGAGTACACGCCCAATCTGCGTGGCGCCGGCGTGCATGGGGCTTTGATGCTGTACGAGCCGCGCTTCAATGCGGATCTGCTGGCCGACCTGCTGTCGATACCGCCCAGCAAGAGTCTGCTACGCCGCCACCTGGCCATGCACTTCAAGGAGCTGGTGGGTCGTCCGGTGATCCTGAGCAAGCGCGACGCCGAATCGGCACCTGGCTATCAACCGCTGAACATTACCGACAAACTGAAGCCGGTCAAACGCAGCCAGTTCTCGCTGAAGCGTCGCAAGAGCTCGAAGTCGCAAAGCGACGTTGATTGGACGGAGTACGTGTGCCCCATGAATGCCAGGGTGCCGGAATCTTCGCTAACGGAGACGACCAAGGACCACGAGAGCTCAATGAGTTCCAACTAA
- the LOC128257693 gene encoding uncharacterized protein LOC128257693 isoform X1: MRNSRKSIDGECHSFQLKAARISMQELTRVCDLNGNTGKAELMPVAPATNNLDQLLPNIKLEHDPDLECWLPTPEHPQLRLDLNSTRLLLQGSDDPLISHGSTNDGHDEDHPFKTLLARKSAGHETPHNGTCSPLTKQQLKANLLMGSRKANRQAQVEPPAPTPQKTVKPVQSQGQNRSRKRGNEAGAVKLRFHHQALPAEYAAHYEATQGRQPARPVLPPPPTPPLPPPPPSQAHENVRSWLRKIAEIQRSAERQQQKQSSTPRTNAPASRSSPIAATSVVPAKGAEVTTTATSKRSSLKYADLPYMGEITLDNYKPRRGRKPKKADICHLIYKNYGTIVPASVAEMPVSAAPPDSTATIAMPPEEPLNLCLRDQSGDRFSISSGDSEKPTTRTTPTTTTATTDCGSSSHRTTPLGLGKPLTLELAGSEDQPMSAAKLLLQPVGLYYQQLVESCHLGGMPVPLETIEKDNQLSLKIPIPSGFFANETAPLAMRKRKRSAIFIPPMPAEHSSSPSNEVSICKFKFTGGAKPTLQEKKMLSVDAEGNYRYYNGTGDKTMRGYEFISRDQQQQLQQTQQNQPNQQGQSQEKLYVDIPPPSTDLSPELLQISPESPTSTLLLPSSNHVAPHSPVSQCSSSQSPMPKSTADSERKRRSSRRSKQREKLEKTFKEKGFLIQTQQLQSAEGATYCKFRQLKKFTRYLFRNWKDHIPESDLAKHQSGGREDTLQSQDQAT, translated from the exons ATGCGCAACAGTCGCAAATCGATCGACGGGGAATGCCATTCTTTCCAGCTGAAAGCGG CCAGGATCAGCATGCAGGAACTGACGAGAGTCTGCGACCTGAACGGCAATACTGGCAAGGCGGAGCTAATGCCAGTTGCTCCAGCCACCAACAATCTGGACCAGCTGCTGCCCAACATAAAGCTGGAGCATGATCCCGACCTGGAGTGCTGGCTGCCCACGCCGGAGCATCCGCAACTCCGGCTGGACCTGAACAGTACTCGTCTGCTGCTGCAGGGCTCGGACGATCCGCTGATCTCGCATGGCTCCACCAACGACGGCCACGACGAGGACCATCCCTTCAAGACGCTGCTGGCGCGCAAAAGTGCCGGCCACGAGACACCGCACAACGGCACCTGCAGTCCGCTGACCAAGCAGCAACTGAAGGCCAATCTGCTGATGGGCAGCCGAAAGGCCAACAGGCAAGCACAGGTGGAGCCCCCTGCACCGACCCCCCAAAAGACAGTGAAACCAGTTCAAAGTCAAGGACAAAACCGATCCCGAAAGCGAGGCAACGAGGCGGGCGCCGTGAAGTTGCGATTCCACCACCAGGCCTTGCCCGCCGAATACGCCGCCCACTACGAGGCCACCCAAGGTCGTCAGCCCGCAAGGCCGGTGCTGCCGCCACCACCTACTCCACCTcttcctccgccgccgccgagtCAGGCGCACGAGAACGTGCGCAGCTGGCTGCGGAAGATTGCCGAGATCCAGCGCAGTGCCGAGCgccagcagcagaagcagtcCAGCACTCCCAGGACCAATGCTCCAGCCTCGCGATCTTCACCCATTGCAGCCACGTCAGTGGTGCCGGCTAAAGGTGCGGAGGTAACAACCACCGCCACCTCGAAGAGAAGCTCCCTGAAGTATGCTGACCTGCCCTACATGGGTGAGATTACGCTGGACAACTACAAGCCACGACGCGGGCGGAAGCCCAAGAAGGCGGACATCTGCCACCTGATCTACAAGAACTACGGCACCATTGTGCCCGCCTCGGTGGCCGAGATGCCGGTCAGTGCTGCGCCGCCGGACTCAACGGCCACAATTGCGATGCCGCCCGAGGAGCCACTGAATCTCTGCCTGCGCGATCAGAGCGGCGATCGCTTCTCCATCTCCAGCGGCGACAGTGAGAAGCCCACAACGAGGACCACGCCCACAACAACCACGGCCACGACGGATTGCGGCAGCTCCTCGCACCGGACCACGCCACTAGGTTTGGGGAAACCCCTTACCTTGGAGCTGGCCGGGAGCGAGGATCAGCCGATGTCCGCGGccaagttgctgctgcagccaGTGGGCCTGTACTACCAGCAGCTGGTGGAGTCCTGCCACCTGGGCGGCATGCCCGTACCCCTGGAGACCATCGAGAAGGACAACCAGCTGTCCCTCAAGATACCCATACCGAGTGGGTTCTTTGCCAACGAGACTGCTCCGCTGGCCATGCGCAAACGGAAGCGGTCGGCCATCTTCATCCCGCCCATGCCCGCCGAGCACTCGTCCAGTCCCTCCAACGAGGTGAGCATCTGCAAGTTCAAGTTCACCGGCGGGGCCAAGCCCACGCTGCAGGAGAAGAAGATGCTCTCGGTGGATGCGGAGGGTAACTACCGGTATTACAACGGCACCGGCGACAAGACGATGCGCGGCTACGAGTTCATCTCCCGggatcagcagcaacaactccAGCAGACTCAGCAGAATCAGCCCAATCAGCAGGGACAAAGTCAGGAGAAGCTCTACGTGGATATACCACCCCCGTCGACGGACCTCAGTCCGGAACTCCTGCAAATATCGCCGGAGTCGCCGACTTCGACGCTGCTCCTGCCCAGCAGCAACCACGTGGCGCCACACAGTCCGGTCTCCCAGTGCTCCAGCTCGCAGAGTCCCATGCCCAAATCTACGGCGGATAGCGAGCGTAAGCGGCGATCCTCGAGGCGGTCGAAGCAGCGCGAGAAGCTGGAGAAGACCTTCAAGGAGAAGGGCTTCCTCATCCAGACCCAGCAGCTTCAGTCCGCCGAGGGTGCCACCTACTGCAAGTTCCGCCAGCTGAAGAAGTTCACGCGCTACCTATTTCGCAACTGGAAGGATCACATACCGGAGAGCGATCTGGCCAAGCACCAGAGCGGTGGACGGGAGGATACTCTGCAGAGTCAGGACCAGGCCACATAG
- the LOC128257693 gene encoding uncharacterized protein LOC128257693 isoform X2 — protein MQELTRVCDLNGNTGKAELMPVAPATNNLDQLLPNIKLEHDPDLECWLPTPEHPQLRLDLNSTRLLLQGSDDPLISHGSTNDGHDEDHPFKTLLARKSAGHETPHNGTCSPLTKQQLKANLLMGSRKANRQAQVEPPAPTPQKTVKPVQSQGQNRSRKRGNEAGAVKLRFHHQALPAEYAAHYEATQGRQPARPVLPPPPTPPLPPPPPSQAHENVRSWLRKIAEIQRSAERQQQKQSSTPRTNAPASRSSPIAATSVVPAKGAEVTTTATSKRSSLKYADLPYMGEITLDNYKPRRGRKPKKADICHLIYKNYGTIVPASVAEMPVSAAPPDSTATIAMPPEEPLNLCLRDQSGDRFSISSGDSEKPTTRTTPTTTTATTDCGSSSHRTTPLGLGKPLTLELAGSEDQPMSAAKLLLQPVGLYYQQLVESCHLGGMPVPLETIEKDNQLSLKIPIPSGFFANETAPLAMRKRKRSAIFIPPMPAEHSSSPSNEVSICKFKFTGGAKPTLQEKKMLSVDAEGNYRYYNGTGDKTMRGYEFISRDQQQQLQQTQQNQPNQQGQSQEKLYVDIPPPSTDLSPELLQISPESPTSTLLLPSSNHVAPHSPVSQCSSSQSPMPKSTADSERKRRSSRRSKQREKLEKTFKEKGFLIQTQQLQSAEGATYCKFRQLKKFTRYLFRNWKDHIPESDLAKHQSGGREDTLQSQDQAT, from the coding sequence ATGCAGGAACTGACGAGAGTCTGCGACCTGAACGGCAATACTGGCAAGGCGGAGCTAATGCCAGTTGCTCCAGCCACCAACAATCTGGACCAGCTGCTGCCCAACATAAAGCTGGAGCATGATCCCGACCTGGAGTGCTGGCTGCCCACGCCGGAGCATCCGCAACTCCGGCTGGACCTGAACAGTACTCGTCTGCTGCTGCAGGGCTCGGACGATCCGCTGATCTCGCATGGCTCCACCAACGACGGCCACGACGAGGACCATCCCTTCAAGACGCTGCTGGCGCGCAAAAGTGCCGGCCACGAGACACCGCACAACGGCACCTGCAGTCCGCTGACCAAGCAGCAACTGAAGGCCAATCTGCTGATGGGCAGCCGAAAGGCCAACAGGCAAGCACAGGTGGAGCCCCCTGCACCGACCCCCCAAAAGACAGTGAAACCAGTTCAAAGTCAAGGACAAAACCGATCCCGAAAGCGAGGCAACGAGGCGGGCGCCGTGAAGTTGCGATTCCACCACCAGGCCTTGCCCGCCGAATACGCCGCCCACTACGAGGCCACCCAAGGTCGTCAGCCCGCAAGGCCGGTGCTGCCGCCACCACCTACTCCACCTcttcctccgccgccgccgagtCAGGCGCACGAGAACGTGCGCAGCTGGCTGCGGAAGATTGCCGAGATCCAGCGCAGTGCCGAGCgccagcagcagaagcagtcCAGCACTCCCAGGACCAATGCTCCAGCCTCGCGATCTTCACCCATTGCAGCCACGTCAGTGGTGCCGGCTAAAGGTGCGGAGGTAACAACCACCGCCACCTCGAAGAGAAGCTCCCTGAAGTATGCTGACCTGCCCTACATGGGTGAGATTACGCTGGACAACTACAAGCCACGACGCGGGCGGAAGCCCAAGAAGGCGGACATCTGCCACCTGATCTACAAGAACTACGGCACCATTGTGCCCGCCTCGGTGGCCGAGATGCCGGTCAGTGCTGCGCCGCCGGACTCAACGGCCACAATTGCGATGCCGCCCGAGGAGCCACTGAATCTCTGCCTGCGCGATCAGAGCGGCGATCGCTTCTCCATCTCCAGCGGCGACAGTGAGAAGCCCACAACGAGGACCACGCCCACAACAACCACGGCCACGACGGATTGCGGCAGCTCCTCGCACCGGACCACGCCACTAGGTTTGGGGAAACCCCTTACCTTGGAGCTGGCCGGGAGCGAGGATCAGCCGATGTCCGCGGccaagttgctgctgcagccaGTGGGCCTGTACTACCAGCAGCTGGTGGAGTCCTGCCACCTGGGCGGCATGCCCGTACCCCTGGAGACCATCGAGAAGGACAACCAGCTGTCCCTCAAGATACCCATACCGAGTGGGTTCTTTGCCAACGAGACTGCTCCGCTGGCCATGCGCAAACGGAAGCGGTCGGCCATCTTCATCCCGCCCATGCCCGCCGAGCACTCGTCCAGTCCCTCCAACGAGGTGAGCATCTGCAAGTTCAAGTTCACCGGCGGGGCCAAGCCCACGCTGCAGGAGAAGAAGATGCTCTCGGTGGATGCGGAGGGTAACTACCGGTATTACAACGGCACCGGCGACAAGACGATGCGCGGCTACGAGTTCATCTCCCGggatcagcagcaacaactccAGCAGACTCAGCAGAATCAGCCCAATCAGCAGGGACAAAGTCAGGAGAAGCTCTACGTGGATATACCACCCCCGTCGACGGACCTCAGTCCGGAACTCCTGCAAATATCGCCGGAGTCGCCGACTTCGACGCTGCTCCTGCCCAGCAGCAACCACGTGGCGCCACACAGTCCGGTCTCCCAGTGCTCCAGCTCGCAGAGTCCCATGCCCAAATCTACGGCGGATAGCGAGCGTAAGCGGCGATCCTCGAGGCGGTCGAAGCAGCGCGAGAAGCTGGAGAAGACCTTCAAGGAGAAGGGCTTCCTCATCCAGACCCAGCAGCTTCAGTCCGCCGAGGGTGCCACCTACTGCAAGTTCCGCCAGCTGAAGAAGTTCACGCGCTACCTATTTCGCAACTGGAAGGATCACATACCGGAGAGCGATCTGGCCAAGCACCAGAGCGGTGGACGGGAGGATACTCTGCAGAGTCAGGACCAGGCCACATAG